One Papaver somniferum cultivar HN1 chromosome 10, ASM357369v1, whole genome shotgun sequence genomic window carries:
- the LOC113319413 gene encoding protein SRG1-like translates to MDVNHLTTEEIPSSSSPGLLKNVQELAIDGEEPPPRYIRKDSDHKEKKQVPAHESLSVPIIDVSRLLPASSGREKEDEMEKLKSALNSWGLFQAIGHSIPKSLLDDINDVSKQFFDLPIEEKQRYTRSEEDEIVDLQGYGSDTIVSDDQVLDWSDRLYLLIQPQEQQKLRLWPDPPSHFRRTLNEYSVKAGSVAEVILKAMARSIGLEEYSFINQLGGQPMVYARFNYYPPCSRPDLVYGIKAHADGGAITILLQDPEVEDLQVLKDDQWISVPCMPGALLINVADQVQIMSNGIFKSPIHRVVTNKERERLYLAMFYGAKFDKEIEPTAGLINESNPRMFRKVKVKDYLEVFFPKYLLGERAIDWAKV, encoded by the exons ATGGATGTAAACCACTTGACCACCGAGGAAATACCGTCATCTTCTTCCCCAGGCTTGTTGAAGAATGTCCAAGAACTAGCAATCGACGGTGAAGAACCACCGCCAAGATATATTCGTAAAGATAGCGACCACAAAGAGAAGAAGCAGGTACCTGCACATGAATCTCTATCAGTTCCAATAATTGATGTTAGTCGCTTATTGCCTGCTTCATCCGGCAGAGAGAAGGAAGATGAGATGGAGAAGCTTAAATCTGCACTCAATTCATGGGGCTTGTTTCAG GCAATTGGACATAGTATCCCGAAAAGCTTACTTGATGATATAAATGATGTGTCAAAGCAGTTCTTTGATCTTCCTATAGAAGAAAAGCAAAGGTACACTAgatcagaagaagatgaaatagtTGACTTACAAGGATATGGGAGTGATACCATTGTTTCAGATGATCAGGTGCTAGACTGGTCTGACCGCCTATACCTCTTAATACAACCACAAGAACAGCAAAAGCTTCGACTCTGGCCTGATCCACCATCTCATTTTAG GAGAACACTGAATGAATATAGTGTTAAGGCTGGATCAGTAGCCGAGGTCATTCTGAAGGCCATGGCAAGATCAATAGGATTGGAAGAGTATAGCTTCATCAACCAGCTGGGGGGACAACCAATGGTGTATGCAAGGTTTAACTACTACCCTCCTTGTTCAAGACCTGATCTTGTTTACGGCATAAAAGCTCATGCAGATGGAGGAGCGATCACCATTCTCTTGCAAGACCCTGAAGTAGAAGACCTACAAGTTCTTAAAGATGATCAATGGATTAGCGTTCCATGCATGCCGGGCGCTCTACTCATTAACGTTGCGGATCAAGTCCAG ATAATGAGTAACGGAATTTTCAAGAGCCCAATACACAGGGTGGTAACGAATAAAGAACGGGAGAGGCTATATTTGGCTATGTTTTACGGAGCTAAGTTCGACAAGGAAATTGAACCAACAGCTGGGTTGATCAATGAGAGTAATCCTAGAATGTTCAGGAAGGTAAAAGTGAAAGACTATCTTGAAGTCTTCTTCCCAAAATACTTGCTAGGAGAGCGAGCCATAGACTGGGCTAAAGTTTAA
- the LOC113317376 gene encoding arogenate dehydrogenase 2, chloroplastic-like: protein MLSFSSLQSSKIRLPPHSNPSSILHSFHHRSSILILKRQKQTLKHQNALRIRALDAAQPYDYEALINDRFEKSTKLKIGIVGFGNFGQFLAKTLVRQGHNVLAHSRSDYSDIARKLGVLFFSDADDLCEEHPEVILLCTSIISTESVLRSLPLQRLKRSTLFVDVLSVKEFPRNLFLQILPQEFDVLCTHPMFGPESGKDSWKNLPFVYDKVRVGNEESRISRCEKFLNIFVQEGCRMVEMSCAEHDRDAAESQFITHTMGRVLEKFGLESTSINTKGYETLLNLVDNTSGDSFDLYYGLFMYNKNAMEQLERLDMAFESLKKQLFGHLHDVLRKQLFENAEAFEESKLKSTFPKLLQNGVAVEPPSENMG, encoded by the coding sequence ATGCTCTCATTTTCATCTCTCCAATCTTCTAAAATCAGATTACCTCCTCATTCAAATCCATCTTCAATCCTTCATTCTTTTCATCACCGATCTTCAATTCTCATTTTAAAACGCCAAAAACAAACTTTAAAGCATCAAAATGCTCTTCGTATCAGAGCTCTAGATGCAGCTCAACCTTATGATTACGAAGCTTTAATCAATGATCGTTTCGAAAAAAGTACGAAGCTAAAGATTGGCATTGTTGGGTTTGGTAATTTCGGTCAGTTTCTTGCAAAAACCCTAGTTCGTCAAGGACACAATGTATTAGCTCATTCTCGGTCGGATTATTCTGATATAGCTCGAAAATTAGGGGTTTTATTTTTCAGTGATGCTGATGATTTATGTGAAGAACATCCCGAGGTAATACTTCTTTGTACTTCTATTATTTCTACTGAATCAGTTCTTAGGTCATTACCGCTGCAGAGATTGAAAAGAAGTACATTATTTGTTGATGTTCTTTCTGTTAAAGAGTTTCCGAGGAATCTATTTCTTCAGATTTTACCGCAAGAATTTGATGTTTTATGTACTCACCCAATGTTTGGACCAGAAAGTGGTAAAGATAGTTGGAAAAATCTTCCTTTTGTTTATGATAAAGTTAGAGTTGGGAATGAGGAATCTAGAATTAGTCGCTGCGAAAAATttctaaatatatttgttcaggAAGGTTGTAGGATGGTGGAAATGTCTTGTGCTGAGCATGATAGAGATGCTGCGGAGTCGCAGTTTATTACACATACGATGGGGAGAGTTCTGGAGAAATTTGGGCTAGAGTCAACGTCGATAAATACTAAAGGATATGAAACTTTGCTGAATTTGGTTGATAATACATCTGGGGATAGTTTTGATCTTTACTATGGgttgtttatgtataataaaAATGCAATGGAACAGTTAGAGAGATTAGATATGGCTTTTGAGTCACTAAAGAAACAACTTTTCGGGCATTTGCATGACGTTCTTAGGAAACAACTTTTCGAGAATGCTGAGGCCTTTGAAGAGTCTAAGCTGAAATCAACATTCCCTAAACTGCTTCAAAATGGCGTTGCAGTTGAACCACCTTCAGAGAATATGGGATGA